A genomic stretch from Eubacterium sulci ATCC 35585 includes:
- a CDS encoding transposase has product MKYNYAFKLNAVELYRSGQWIETPEGISQKNFRKRIVQWSRIADIYGLDSLRHPTTCKERSAECRYQLVARVLAGESQKSVAISAGIEGGLLSKWVQTYKIKGYEGLNLKKGRKSKKEANMSKKSKPTDLTPSEREELIRLRAETEYLKTENEAIKKLIALRHERWAAELKAKKQQSSKNSEKKDTN; this is encoded by the coding sequence ATGAAATACAATTATGCTTTTAAACTTAATGCTGTAGAACTATATCGCTCTGGTCAGTGGATTGAAACACCAGAAGGTATAAGCCAAAAAAATTTTAGAAAAAGAATTGTACAATGGTCAAGAATTGCAGATATATATGGTCTTGATTCTCTTCGGCATCCAACTACATGTAAAGAACGTTCGGCTGAATGTAGATATCAGTTAGTAGCTCGTGTACTTGCTGGTGAATCACAAAAATCTGTTGCTATTAGTGCAGGAATTGAGGGTGGATTATTGTCTAAATGGGTTCAGACATATAAAATTAAAGGGTATGAAGGATTAAATCTCAAAAAAGGCAGAAAAAGTAAGAAGGAAGCAAACATGAGCAAGAAATCCAAACCCACTGATTTAACCCCATCAGAACGTGAAGAATTAATTCGTCTTAGAGCAGAAACTGAATACTTAAAAACGGAGAATGAAGCAATAAAAAAATTAATCGCCTTGAGACACGAAAGATGGGCTGCGGAACTCAAGGCGAAAAAGCAGCAATCATCAAAGAACTCCGAGAAAAAGGATACCAATTAA
- a CDS encoding sodium:proton antiporter — protein sequence MNVNKVKPNGLALLPIIVFLILFIGIGVVQKDFYSMPAVIGFLIALAVAFLQTRGISFNEKISIIAKGVGDDNIITMCLIFLVAGAFSGSVSAAGGVSSTVNLGLSLLPPGIAVIGLFVIGCFISISMGTSMGTIAALAPIAMGISEKTDFPIAICIGAVVSGAMFGDNLSMISDTTIAAVRTQGCDMRDKFRKNFLIVLPAAIATIVILFFMTSGAHFTVSKDLDYNIFQVIPYILVLVTALIGLNVFIVLIGGIAFSVIAGLATGAMKVSQIFTSMGKGATGMYDITVISILVACISALVKYNGGFAFILENIHKHIHSYKGAEFGVAALVGLIDCATANNTVAIVIAGPIAKEISDDYGIEAARTASLLDMFASVFQGIIPYGAQLLSAASLTGLSSFDIMPYLFYPYLMAVCGIVSIIISKKKLGKE from the coding sequence ATGAACGTGAACAAAGTAAAACCAAACGGATTGGCGCTCCTGCCTATCATTGTCTTTCTGATTCTCTTCATCGGTATAGGTGTTGTTCAGAAGGATTTCTACTCGATGCCAGCAGTCATTGGATTTTTGATTGCACTTGCGGTCGCTTTTTTACAGACTAGAGGCATCAGCTTTAATGAAAAAATATCCATCATAGCTAAGGGCGTAGGCGATGACAACATCATCACCATGTGTCTTATCTTCCTCGTTGCAGGTGCTTTTTCTGGAAGTGTTTCTGCCGCGGGCGGAGTAAGTAGCACAGTTAACCTTGGTCTATCCTTGCTACCTCCCGGAATTGCCGTCATTGGTCTTTTCGTCATCGGCTGCTTCATATCCATTTCTATGGGAACTTCCATGGGTACGATAGCTGCTCTTGCTCCTATTGCAATGGGTATCAGCGAAAAGACGGACTTTCCTATCGCTATTTGTATAGGTGCCGTAGTTTCTGGCGCTATGTTTGGTGATAACCTTTCAATGATTTCTGATACTACTATTGCAGCGGTAAGAACTCAAGGCTGCGACATGAGAGACAAGTTCCGTAAGAACTTTTTGATTGTCCTACCTGCTGCTATTGCAACTATTGTCATTCTATTCTTTATGACAAGTGGAGCACACTTCACAGTATCTAAGGATCTTGACTACAATATATTTCAGGTAATTCCATACATTCTTGTACTAGTTACTGCACTCATAGGACTCAATGTTTTCATAGTTCTTATAGGTGGTATTGCCTTCTCAGTAATTGCAGGTCTTGCTACTGGTGCAATGAAGGTCTCCCAGATTTTCACTTCTATGGGAAAGGGTGCTACAGGAATGTACGATATCACAGTTATTTCCATTTTAGTTGCTTGCATAAGCGCTCTTGTTAAATATAATGGTGGCTTTGCTTTCATTCTCGAAAACATTCATAAGCACATACATTCATATAAAGGAGCCGAATTTGGTGTTGCTGCTCTTGTTGGTCTCATTGACTGCGCTACTGCAAATAACACTGTAGCTATCGTAATCGCAGGTCCTATCGCTAAGGAAATCTCCGATGACTATGGCATTGAAGCTGCTAGAACAGCTTCTCTTCTTGATATGTTTGCTTCCGTATTTCAGGGTATAATACCTTATGGAGCTCAGCTGCTTTCAGCAGCCAGCCTGACGGGGCTATCGAGCTTTGATATAATGCCATACCTGTTCTATCCATATTTGATGGCAGTTTGTGGCATTGTGAGTATTATCATATCAAAGAAGAAGTTAGGAAAAGAATAG
- a CDS encoding 3-dehydroquinate dehydratase has protein sequence MKILVLNGPNINFLGIREPEIYGKESYENLIALISKAALERGIEVEFFQSNHEGVLIDKIQEAYGNFDGIVFNPAGYTHTSIALADAIKAVGIRTVEVHISDISKREDYRRHSFISEAACACILGHGFDGYVEALDILTEV, from the coding sequence ATGAAGATTCTAGTGCTAAACGGTCCAAATATTAACTTTCTTGGAATCAGGGAGCCTGAGATTTATGGTAAGGAAAGCTATGAGAACCTGATTGCTTTAATTTCAAAGGCTGCCCTTGAGCGAGGCATAGAGGTGGAGTTCTTTCAGTCAAATCACGAGGGTGTTTTGATAGACAAGATACAGGAGGCCTATGGTAACTTTGATGGAATCGTCTTTAACCCAGCAGGCTACACTCATACGAGCATTGCACTTGCAGATGCGATAAAGGCTGTGGGAATAAGGACGGTAGAGGTTCACATCTCAGATATATCAAAGCGTGAGGACTACAGGAGACATTCATTTATCAGCGAAGCTGCCTGTGCATGCATCTTAGGTCATGGCTTTGATGGCTATGTGGAGGCTCTCGATATATTGACAGAAGTATAA
- a CDS encoding phosphopentomutase (catalyzes the transfer of phosphate between the C1 and C5 carbons of pentose), with amino-acid sequence MDKNRVILIVMDSLGVGELPDAGSYGDAGSDTFGHIAKTMGDELKIPNLRRLGFGNIDGLCNGDGSFAISNPSGAYGKLKEKSKGKDTITGHWEIAGIESLTPFKTYPDGFPAEFIAKFEEKIGRRCIGNYAESGTVIIEKLGAEHERTGYPIVYTSADSVFQIAANVDVIPLEELYKICEAARELLQGEWACGRVIARPYKLVDGKRERTTDRRDYAVSPPEKTILNLIDEAGQEVYAVGKIHDIFNASGVTDWVHTDGNMDGVDKTLEALDKVESGFIFTNLVDFDSLYGHRRNPIGYGKAIMDFDARIPEIEKKLGPKDIVILCADHGNDPTHSGFDHTREHIPFVAFGEPIKSANIGTRECFADIGATICDYLDVDEPAIGESFLSEILK; translated from the coding sequence ATGGACAAAAACAGAGTGATTTTAATTGTGATGGACAGTCTAGGAGTTGGAGAACTGCCCGATGCAGGAAGCTACGGCGATGCTGGTAGCGATACCTTTGGTCATATTGCAAAGACCATGGGCGATGAGCTTAAGATTCCTAACCTGAGAAGGCTAGGATTTGGAAATATAGACGGACTTTGTAACGGAGACGGAAGCTTTGCTATTTCTAATCCTTCGGGTGCCTATGGTAAGCTTAAGGAAAAATCAAAGGGAAAGGATACCATAACAGGTCACTGGGAAATTGCGGGCATAGAAAGCCTAACACCGTTCAAAACCTACCCTGATGGTTTTCCTGCTGAGTTCATCGCAAAGTTTGAGGAAAAAATAGGCAGGCGCTGTATAGGTAACTACGCAGAGTCTGGTACAGTAATCATAGAAAAGCTCGGAGCAGAGCACGAGAGGACAGGCTATCCTATCGTATATACATCAGCTGACAGCGTATTTCAAATCGCTGCAAATGTAGATGTTATACCTCTTGAGGAGCTATACAAGATTTGTGAGGCTGCAAGAGAGCTTCTTCAGGGAGAATGGGCCTGTGGAAGAGTAATTGCAAGACCATATAAGCTTGTAGATGGCAAGCGTGAGAGGACGACAGACCGCCGTGACTATGCGGTTTCACCACCAGAAAAGACAATCCTAAACCTGATTGATGAAGCAGGGCAAGAAGTCTATGCCGTAGGGAAAATCCACGATATTTTCAATGCCAGTGGCGTTACGGACTGGGTTCATACAGACGGTAATATGGATGGAGTTGACAAAACTCTTGAGGCTCTAGATAAGGTAGAAAGCGGTTTCATTTTCACAAATCTCGTTGACTTTGACTCGCTTTACGGGCACAGAAGAAATCCTATCGGCTACGGAAAGGCGATAATGGATTTTGATGCAAGAATCCCTGAGATAGAGAAGAAGCTAGGGCCTAAGGATATTGTGATTCTATGTGCAGACCACGGAAACGATCCTACGCACAGCGGCTTTGATCATACTAGGGAACACATTCCTTTTGTAGCCTTCGGCGAGCCAATTAAATCAGCAAACATTGGAACTAGGGAGTGCTTTGCAGATATAGGAGCTACAATCTGCGACTACCTTGATGTGGATGAACCGGCAATAGGCGAAAGCTTTTTAAGTGAGATTTTAAAGTAG
- the deoA gene encoding thymidine phosphorylase (Catalyzes the reversible phosphorolysis of thymidine, deoxyuridine and their analogues to their respective bases and 2-deoxyribose 1-phosphate): protein MNAVDIISKKRDGKELSTSEIEFFIKAYLNGDIPDYQASALLMAIYFRHMSEKETFDLTRVMLHSGDIVDLSDIHGTKVDKHSTGGVGDKVTLIVAPIAASCGVPIAKMSGRGLGFTGGTIDKLESIPGFKTTLEPADFHKQVNEIGIAVIGQSGHIAPADKKLYALRDVTATVENLSLIASSIMSKKLAAGSDAILLDVKCGKGAFMKSEDDAKALAELMCKIGSSQGKKTAAIISDMSEPLGHAVGNSLEVIEAIELLKANIEGDLLKLCLNISGAMIYIGGKASSIDEGIALAESAISSGRALQKLAEMIEYQGGNKAVIDDYSLFPEAKLSAEIKALRSGYIESIDAEGIGLSSQHSGAGRASKEDEIDHSAGIKLVAKRGDRVELSDTIAIVYSSDEGKLKQACEEVLGAYAISDSEPKAEPLIKTMIGL from the coding sequence ATGAATGCAGTTGATATTATAAGCAAAAAGAGGGACGGTAAAGAGCTCAGTACTTCAGAAATCGAGTTCTTCATCAAAGCTTATCTTAATGGCGATATACCTGACTATCAGGCTTCGGCTCTTTTGATGGCCATATATTTCAGACATATGAGCGAGAAGGAGACTTTTGACCTAACCAGGGTAATGCTTCATTCCGGAGATATAGTCGATCTATCGGACATTCACGGAACAAAGGTGGATAAGCATTCGACGGGAGGAGTCGGTGACAAGGTGACTTTAATAGTAGCGCCAATTGCTGCATCATGTGGAGTTCCTATCGCCAAGATGAGCGGAAGAGGTCTTGGATTCACAGGTGGAACCATAGATAAGCTTGAGTCAATCCCAGGATTTAAAACTACACTTGAGCCTGCGGATTTTCACAAGCAGGTTAACGAAATCGGAATTGCCGTAATCGGTCAAAGTGGGCATATCGCGCCAGCAGATAAGAAGCTTTACGCGCTTAGAGATGTAACTGCAACAGTCGAAAATCTCAGCCTCATAGCATCGAGCATAATGAGTAAGAAGCTCGCCGCAGGAAGTGATGCGATTCTCTTAGATGTTAAATGTGGCAAGGGCGCTTTTATGAAGTCCGAGGATGATGCCAAGGCACTAGCTGAGCTGATGTGCAAAATCGGAAGCTCTCAGGGTAAGAAAACTGCAGCAATAATTTCAGATATGAGCGAGCCACTAGGTCATGCTGTAGGAAATAGCCTTGAGGTGATAGAAGCTATAGAGCTTCTCAAAGCTAATATTGAAGGTGACTTGCTTAAGCTTTGCCTTAATATCTCAGGAGCAATGATATATATTGGAGGTAAGGCCTCTAGCATAGATGAGGGAATTGCGCTAGCAGAAAGTGCAATTTCAAGCGGAAGAGCGCTACAAAAGCTCGCTGAAATGATAGAATATCAGGGCGGAAACAAGGCTGTAATCGATGATTATTCACTATTTCCAGAAGCTAAGCTTAGTGCTGAGATTAAGGCTTTGCGCTCTGGGTATATAGAGTCTATTGATGCCGAAGGAATTGGACTTTCTTCGCAGCACTCAGGTGCAGGAAGAGCTAGCAAGGAGGATGAAATAGATCACAGTGCAGGCATAAAACTAGTCGCAAAGAGAGGCGATAGGGTTGAACTTTCGGATACGATTGCCATCGTCTACTCAAGTGATGAAGGAAAGCTAAAGCAAGCCTGTGAAGAGGTTCTCGGTGCTTATGCGATATCAGATAGTGAGCCGAAGGCAGAGCCTCTGATAAAAACGATGATTGGATTATAG
- a CDS encoding isoleucyl-tRNA synthetase, with product MKFDLHCHIKGGSIDSSIDIDEYVNILRSKGFGGMLVTDHDSYKGFNAWESEGQKYDDFTVLKGIEYDTRDAGHFIVIMPDGVENKLLTIRGMSLKQLIKVVHSGGGILGAAHPFGAKAASAMFCRKVRRNPGIFKNLDFLEGFNTCEAKEANEKAVALAKQYSLPCTGGSDSHNKAHVGKGFTDFSSPIKSNNDLIKSIKANEITSFGGVEREFLMRHILKHSFPATWGFRAFNRSIGLAYVFRRRPYLSKLKSNK from the coding sequence ATGAAATTTGATTTACACTGCCACATCAAAGGTGGTTCCATAGATTCAAGTATAGATATAGACGAATATGTAAACATCCTTAGGAGTAAGGGCTTTGGTGGAATGCTGGTCACAGACCACGATTCCTACAAGGGCTTTAATGCCTGGGAAAGCGAAGGCCAGAAATATGACGACTTCACAGTTCTCAAAGGCATTGAGTACGATACAAGGGACGCTGGTCACTTCATTGTCATCATGCCAGATGGCGTTGAGAATAAGCTTCTCACAATTCGCGGAATGTCGCTCAAGCAGCTCATTAAAGTCGTTCACTCTGGTGGCGGTATACTCGGTGCTGCCCATCCTTTCGGGGCAAAGGCCGCAAGTGCTATGTTTTGCCGCAAGGTAAGGCGAAATCCCGGCATTTTCAAGAACTTAGATTTTCTCGAGGGCTTTAATACATGTGAAGCTAAGGAGGCAAATGAGAAGGCCGTTGCCTTAGCAAAGCAATATTCACTTCCATGTACGGGAGGTTCCGACTCCCACAATAAGGCGCATGTGGGCAAGGGATTTACAGATTTTTCATCCCCTATCAAAAGCAATAACGACTTGATCAAAAGCATCAAGGCCAACGAAATTACAAGCTTTGGTGGTGTTGAGCGCGAGTTTCTCATGAGGCATATTCTCAAGCATAGCTTTCCAGCGACCTGGGGATTCAGAGCTTTCAACCGCAGTATTGGGCTTGCCTATGTTTTTCGCAGAAGGCCTTATCTTTCAAAGCTAAAGTCTAACAAATAG
- a CDS encoding transposase, which produces MSKSTYYFEINKSDVVADRNEELLIVIREIFEENKHRYGVRRIYHELLNRGYHVNHKRVQRLMHEAGLAGKRPKEKYHSYKGEVGKIADNVINRDFSTTAPLQKWTTDISQFNFSWGKCYISPVLDMNTNEIISYDLSKSPNLEQIERMLDKAFDKFPSVEGLVFHSDQGWQYMHAHFRNTLQKHGIVQSMSRKGNCYDNCIMETFFGRLKNEMYYGYEKDYSSFEEFSKAIDEYIDYYNNKRIQAKTKWMPPVKYRIASMCSA; this is translated from the coding sequence CTGTCTAAATCAACTTATTATTTCGAGATTAACAAATCAGATGTAGTTGCTGATCGCAATGAAGAATTACTGATTGTTATTAGAGAAATATTTGAAGAAAACAAGCATAGATATGGTGTTCGTAGAATTTATCATGAATTACTAAATCGTGGATATCATGTAAATCATAAGCGAGTTCAACGCCTTATGCATGAAGCAGGATTAGCTGGTAAGCGTCCAAAGGAAAAATATCATTCTTATAAAGGCGAAGTAGGTAAGATTGCTGATAATGTAATAAATAGGGATTTCAGTACAACAGCACCATTGCAGAAATGGACAACAGATATATCTCAGTTTAACTTTTCATGGGGGAAATGTTACATATCGCCTGTATTGGATATGAATACAAATGAAATTATCTCATATGATTTGTCCAAAAGCCCTAATCTTGAGCAGATAGAAAGAATGCTTGATAAAGCTTTTGATAAGTTTCCTTCTGTTGAAGGCTTAGTATTTCATTCGGATCAAGGTTGGCAGTATATGCATGCCCATTTTAGAAATACCTTACAGAAACACGGTATTGTACAGTCTATGTCGCGAAAAGGTAATTGTTATGATAACTGTATAATGGAAACCTTCTTCGGAAGACTAAAGAATGAGATGTATTATGGCTATGAGAAAGATTATTCCTCCTTCGAAGAGTTTTCAAAAGCTATTGATGAATATATAGATTATTATAATAACAAAAGAATCCAAGCAAAAACAAAATGGATGCCACCTGTAAAGTACAGGATCGCATCCATGTGTTCAGCTTAA
- a CDS encoding chorismate synthase, producing MASVFGNNIKLSIFGQSHSEAIGMSFDGLPCGFKIDMDELQLFLSRRAPGRSELTSKRSEKDVPEFVSGLFDGKTCGAPLAALIYNEDVRSADYENIKDSPRPSHADFTAEGKFRGYQDYRGGGHFSGRLTAALCVAGGIAIQMLERNGIKVKAVLESVCGQESAIDELIAEAISEGDSLGGTIACTIEGLPCGVGEPMFDGLENRISQAVFAIPAVKGIEFGDGFKLSELKGSEARDEYVASDGKIALTSNHNGGILGGISTGEAVNFRVCIKPTPSISIPSKSVSYSRGENVELKISGRHDPCIALRAVPCVEAAAAIAVLDLMLGDINFSGRFVFND from the coding sequence ATGGCCTCGGTTTTTGGAAATAATATAAAGCTATCCATATTCGGGCAGTCGCACTCTGAGGCGATAGGGATGAGCTTTGATGGGCTTCCATGCGGTTTTAAAATAGACATGGATGAGCTTCAGCTTTTCCTAAGTAGAAGGGCTCCAGGAAGAAGCGAGCTGACAAGCAAGCGCTCTGAGAAGGATGTGCCTGAATTTGTCAGCGGCCTCTTTGATGGTAAGACATGTGGTGCGCCACTTGCTGCTTTGATATATAACGAAGATGTAAGAAGTGCTGACTACGAGAATATAAAGGATTCCCCAAGACCTTCACACGCAGATTTTACTGCTGAGGGAAAGTTCAGAGGATATCAGGATTATAGAGGTGGCGGTCATTTTTCGGGAAGGCTTACAGCTGCTCTTTGCGTAGCTGGAGGAATTGCAATCCAGATGCTTGAGCGAAATGGAATTAAAGTTAAGGCTGTGCTTGAGTCAGTCTGTGGGCAGGAATCTGCAATAGATGAACTTATCGCAGAGGCAATATCAGAGGGGGATTCGCTTGGCGGAACCATAGCATGCACTATCGAAGGGCTTCCTTGCGGAGTTGGAGAGCCTATGTTTGATGGGCTTGAGAACAGAATTTCTCAGGCAGTCTTCGCCATCCCAGCGGTCAAAGGTATAGAGTTTGGCGATGGTTTTAAGCTAAGCGAGCTCAAAGGTAGCGAAGCTCGCGACGAATATGTAGCGAGCGATGGTAAAATCGCCCTTACTAGCAATCATAACGGTGGAATACTCGGTGGAATAAGCACGGGGGAAGCTGTGAATTTCAGGGTTTGCATTAAGCCAACACCTTCTATTTCCATCCCATCAAAGAGTGTAAGCTATAGCAGGGGCGAGAATGTGGAGCTTAAGATTAGCGGAAGGCATGATCCTTGCATTGCACTTCGTGCAGTGCCTTGTGTTGAGGCAGCAGCTGCAATTGCAGTTTTGGATTTAATGCTTGGCGATATTAATTTTTCGGGTAGGTTTGTTTTCAATGATTGA
- a CDS encoding DNA recombination protein RmuC: MNLIIVILSVITLIVALVSVGLVLKLSKSIEDGTKDEELRKLKDELKADIDATRRDTMEHINSSFRNYGDLIAGAQSEHFKTQNESLRRINETLSNFSMESEQKLENIRQTVRTQLSEIKEDNNKQISEIRSTVDERLQKTLNDRITQSFNLVNDRLEQVYKGLGEMQNLASGVGDLKRVLTNVKTRGILGEVQLAGILEQILSPEQYDENVSVDGSPKRVEFAIKLPGVDGSEDGFIYLPIDAKFPGDAYAKLLDAYDLADSAEIEKAGKQLEQVIKQEAKDISSKYIKPPYTTDFAIMFLPFEGLYAEVIRRGLVETLQRDYKVNIAGPTTMTGLLNSLQMGFRTLAIQKHSSEVWEILGAVKTEFDSFGNVLEATKKRIDQANVELDKLIGVRTRSINRKLRNIEKIDQARASKVLELDDSDEV, translated from the coding sequence ATGAACTTAATCATAGTAATTTTATCCGTTATAACTTTGATTGTGGCGCTTGTATCAGTTGGGCTAGTGCTTAAACTCAGCAAGAGCATAGAGGATGGCACCAAGGACGAAGAACTTCGCAAGCTTAAGGATGAGCTAAAGGCCGATATTGATGCTACAAGGCGTGACACCATGGAGCACATAAACAGCAGCTTCAGAAACTATGGTGACTTAATCGCTGGGGCTCAGAGCGAGCATTTTAAGACGCAGAACGAGAGCCTGAGAAGAATCAATGAAACTCTATCAAACTTCAGTATGGAGAGTGAGCAGAAACTTGAGAACATCAGGCAGACTGTGAGAACTCAGCTCAGTGAGATCAAGGAGGATAACAACAAGCAGATTTCAGAAATCAGAAGTACTGTAGATGAGAGACTTCAGAAGACACTGAACGACAGAATCACTCAGTCATTCAATCTGGTTAATGATAGGCTTGAGCAGGTTTACAAGGGTCTTGGAGAGATGCAAAATCTCGCTTCAGGTGTTGGTGACCTTAAGAGGGTTTTGACCAATGTAAAGACAAGGGGTATTCTTGGAGAGGTGCAGCTTGCTGGTATCTTGGAGCAGATTTTGTCGCCTGAGCAGTACGACGAGAATGTGAGTGTAGATGGCAGTCCAAAGAGAGTTGAGTTTGCTATCAAACTTCCTGGAGTGGATGGCTCTGAGGATGGATTTATCTATCTTCCAATAGATGCAAAGTTCCCAGGTGATGCATATGCCAAGCTTCTTGATGCCTACGATTTAGCCGATTCTGCTGAGATAGAAAAGGCTGGCAAGCAGCTTGAACAGGTAATCAAGCAGGAGGCAAAGGATATTTCTAGCAAGTATATTAAGCCACCTTACACGACTGACTTTGCGATAATGTTCCTTCCTTTTGAGGGGCTTTATGCCGAGGTTATAAGGCGCGGGCTTGTTGAGACTTTGCAGAGAGATTACAAGGTAAATATCGCAGGACCTACGACTATGACAGGTCTTTTGAACAGCCTTCAGATGGGCTTCAGAACTCTTGCGATTCAGAAGCATTCAAGCGAGGTTTGGGAGATTCTCGGTGCGGTTAAGACCGAGTTTGACAGCTTTGGTAACGTCCTTGAGGCGACAAAGAAGAGAATAGATCAGGCTAATGTAGAGCTTGATAAGCTTATTGGCGTGAGAACGAGAAGTATCAATAGAAAGCTTCGCAATATAGAGAAGATAGATCAGGCTAGAGCGAGTAAGGTTCTTGAGCTAGATGACAGTGATGAGGTGTAG
- a CDS encoding serine/threonine protein phosphatase, translating to MSIFAIGDLHLSFDERISKPMDIFGSRWENHAERLKQNWEKNIGEDDTVLVCGDISWGLRLEEAMADFRWIESLPGRKIITKGNHDLWWGSVKKLNSISENIRFLQNDAALIFDEDRRICVCGTRGWICPGTEGFDEHDEKIFKRELIRLEMSLKEAKKQEPDLIIAMLHYPPCNDKFQPSEFTKMLSRYGVKTCIYGHLHGKDAFKNGFQGILNGVEYKLVSLDYIEANPIKIL from the coding sequence TTGAGCATTTTCGCAATAGGAGACTTACATCTATCTTTTGATGAGAGAATATCAAAGCCCATGGACATCTTCGGTAGCAGATGGGAAAACCACGCAGAAAGGCTCAAGCAGAACTGGGAGAAAAACATCGGAGAAGATGATACTGTACTAGTATGCGGTGATATCTCATGGGGCCTTAGACTAGAGGAAGCAATGGCTGACTTTAGGTGGATTGAGAGCTTGCCTGGGCGCAAGATTATAACCAAAGGAAATCACGACCTTTGGTGGGGATCTGTCAAGAAATTGAATAGTATAAGCGAAAATATTCGCTTTCTGCAAAACGATGCGGCACTTATTTTTGATGAAGATAGACGCATATGTGTATGCGGAACGAGGGGATGGATTTGCCCTGGTACAGAAGGCTTTGATGAGCACGACGAGAAGATTTTTAAGCGTGAGCTGATTAGACTTGAGATGTCGCTTAAGGAGGCTAAGAAGCAGGAGCCAGATTTGATAATTGCAATGCTTCATTATCCACCTTGCAACGATAAGTTTCAGCCTTCAGAGTTTACGAAAATGCTTTCGAGATACGGAGTTAAGACTTGTATTTATGGGCATCTGCACGGTAAGGACGCTTTTAAGAACGGTTTTCAGGGTATATTAAATGGAGTAGAGTACAAACTAGTCTCCCTAGATTATATCGAGGCTAATCCTATAAAGATTCTTTAG